The Arabidopsis thaliana chromosome 5, partial sequence genomic interval GCTTACACTTACATGGACAACATCATCCTCCCTAGAGGCTGGTACAATTGGGGAGACCCTTCCCGTGAGATGTAAGTTTACTTTACTCCTCTTTGGTCTCATTTTAATTATCACGTATAACCAAAGTTAGTCGGTATAGCTATGACTCAAAAAGCTTGAGAGAACATGCCATACTTGATACTTGATTACAAATTGAACAACACATATCAGTCCAACTTTACAAAACATTATCTCGTTGCTTCATCTATTTCAGCGTCATAGGTCCCACCGGCCACTACATATTTCAGACCGACttcatttttgtctttttaccCCGAAAAAGTTGCTTTTGAGATAATAGTAAATTAGTAATACTTTGTTTGTGTGCGCATGCATTTGTATAGATATATTGGAACTTAAGGCCATCAACGTACGTAGGCGTGCATAGTGTCTTTTAGTAGCTCCAAAACGCATACATAGAAGAAATGTGAATAATAACTTAAtaggaaaaatgaaaaaaatgtgCAGGACGGTGTTCTATGGGCAGTACAAGTGCACGGGAGCAGGAGCAAACTATGGAGGGAGGGTGGCTTGGGCAAGAGAGCTCACCGACGAAGAAGCTAagccttttctttctcttaccTTTATCGACGGCTCTGAATGGATCAAACTCTAACCATATAcacctttttttattttctttccacCTAATTAATAATGTACATTTTCcctttaataaaataaaaataattttttaaacatttcaTATGCATGCACACCTCATTCCATGACTCGACGCCCATATTGAACAACCGAACATTGCCGACCAAGTCCCATCTTGCGATACACCACTTAGATATGTTTTTGCCAAAGCATGTAAGAATTCCGGTGTAGTCCAATGTATTTTGAAACAGATTGgtgtatttattttaattattttcatatgagTTTCAAAACGATACAAGTCTTGTTCAGACAAACTAACCTGGATTTTACCTTTTATGTAATAATAAGTTAGGGTTGGGGGTTGTGTTTTAAAATGACATAATTTATCAGTGgtcatttttgtattttccaCTCCCCTGAAGGCTGAAAAGTGTGCATTTTATTGGTAAAAGCTGACAAATTAATGTTcaattatatgtttaattaGTAAGACTGATGATATCAAGAAGAGAAGGATAATACAAAAACTTGGAAAGTGggtatattataattttaacacTTCCAACATTAGCactaaaaaactttatatgtTTGTCACAAATGGGACCCAAAATCAGTATGATGTGGTAACAATTTATGTATCCTAATCAATATTCTAAGTGAAGGTGACATACTGACATTAAAGTAAAAAGATTCCTCCGAAGATCAATAATTGGGAACATCAAATCCTTATCAGAAAAACAACAGCAAACAACCAACTCCATTGATGATTATCTAAGAAGAAGCCCCATTGATGtcgaaatcaaaatctctagCCTTCGTAATCGCTGCTTTATCTTActccttcttctccctcttctcttctccaccAAAGTCTCACTACCACGAGCTCTTCATCTCCACTTCCTTCTCCGACAACGCTTCCGTCGCTCTAAACCTCCACACCCTCACGCGCCGCCCTCATGTAGCCGGTACAGTGGCCAACGCTGAAGCAGCGGAATATGTTCGCTCTGTTTTCACCTCCTCTGCTCTCAAATCACACGTCGTTGCTTACCAAGTGTCTCTAACTTACCCAGTTCATCGCTCTTTGGTACTAACGCCGACAGACTCTGCAAAGCCAATCACTTTCTTGCTGGAACAAGAAAAACTCGGAGACAATCCTTATGCTAATGAAGTGATGCCTACTTTTCATGGATACGCTAAGTCAGGTAACGTTTCAGGTCCAGTGGTTTATGCAAACTATGGACGAGTGGAAGATTTCGTGAGACTCAAGAAAGATATGGGCGTGAATGTCTCTGGAGCCGTTGTAATCGCGAGGTACGGTCAGATATACAGAGGAGACATTGTGAAGAACGCTTACGAGGCAGGAGCTGTAGGGGTTGTGATATATACTGATAAGAGAGATTACGGCGGAGATGAGTGGTTTCCGGCGAGTAAATGGATGCCACCGAGTGGGGTTCAAGTTGGTACTGTTTATAATGGGTTAGGTGATCCAACGACTCCTGGATGGGCAAGTGTTGATGGGTGTGAGAGATTATCGGACGAGGCGGTTGAATTGAGCGGTGATGTTCCGCTTATACCGTCGTTGCCTGTCTCAGCTGCTGATGCTGAAGTGATTCTGAAGACAGTTGTTGGAGATGTTTCTGATGGAGATGTTTATCCAGTGGGGCCTGGACCTGGGGTCTTGAACCTCAGCTACATTGTGAGTGAGTGAGTTTCTGTTTGAGATGTGTGTTACTTACTtggatttgagttttgttggGTCTTGGTTTCAGGGGGAAACTGTTATTGCCAAGATTGAGAATGTTATTGGAGTgattgaaggagaagaagagccTGATAGGTACATTTTCAATAGTGAGTGGCAATAGACTTCTGATTGTAGTAACTAACTAGGGATTGTATATGAATGGATTGGTTAGATATGTGATTCTTGGGAACCATAGAGACGCTTGGACTTTTGGAGCTGTTGATCCGAACAGTGGCACTGCGGTACTTATGGAGGCGAGTAAAAGTTATCTGCAACATGTATTTGGTGAAAGTTTCCAATGTTTTTATTGCAATGAGAGATTTTTGAAACTGTTGTAGATTGCACAAAGACTAGATAAGCTGCAGAAAAGAGGATGGAAGCCTCGAAGGACGATTATTCTGTGTAATTGGGATGCTGAGGAGTATGGCCTGGTCTCTAGTCTCTACCTCACTGTTTATATGTGTGCTTTTGTGATGTTGAAAGAAGCAGAAATTTGgggtttgatgttttttttttatgtagatTGGGTCAACAGAATGGGTAGAAGAAAATAGAGAGATGTTAAGTTCGAGAGCAGTGGCCTACTTGAATGTAGATTGTGCGGTATCTGGCCCTGGATTTCATGCCTCTGCGACTCCACAACTAGATGAATTGATCAAAGTAGCTGCTCAAGAGGTACTTTCAAAGGCAGTTTTATAGCAATCTTTTGAGCAAGGAGGACACATAATCAAGCTTTTTGGTTAACTGTGTGCAGGTCCGGGATCCAGATAACGCAACGCAAACAATCTATGAATCGTGGATAGGATCAAGCGACTCTGTTGTAGTAAGTGAAGAGACTAGCTTAGATAATGAATTTTGTCTTATGGTTAAACTGATTTGTTTACTTGGTATGTGAAGATCAGGAGATTAGGGGGCGGAGGTTCGGATTATGCATCATTTGTACAACATGTTGGTGTTCCAGGAGTTGACATGTCCTTTGGACGAGGTAAATATCTGATTCAGCCACTTACATGAACCAAATATCATTGTCTGTTGTATAAACGCCGAGTCAATAAGCATTTTTACTAATAGGCTATCCAGTATATCACTCTATGTATGATGACTTCACTTGGATGGAAAAGTTTGGTGATCCGATGTTTCAGCGACATGTCGCAATGGCTAGTGTTCTTGGTTTGGTCGCTCTTCGGTTAGCAGATGAGGAAATTATACCATTCAACTATACTTCCTATGCATTAGAACTCAAGGTAACTAATTGATATCCTATAAAACATATGGCCAAAGCAATTAATGAGCTAAGAGGTTGCTGTAATGGTATTTGTCAACCTGCATAAAACAGAAAAGCGCGGAAGATTTGGAGAATGAGAAGTTAGGACATAACATAGATGTTTCTACGTTGATCAAGTCGATAGAAGATCTATCTACGGCTGCAAAACATATATCCCTAGAGAAAGAGGTAATGACACTAGTTTACATTTGACAAAGTGACAAGTATAGTGACTATATTGAAAGTAGTCTTGAATGTACTGTGCAGGCAATTAAAGGAGCTCTTAAAGTGAGAGAGCTTAATGACAGATTAATGATGGCAGAACGAGCTTTAACAGACCGAGATGGACTCTCTGAAAGACCATGGTACAAGCATTTGATATACGGACCATCGAAGTACGATGACTACGGATCGAAATCATTCCCTGGAGTTGATGATGCAATTGACAATGCAAAGAAGCTAAACACAAAAGCATCTTGGGAAAATGTTCAACACCAGATTTGGAGAGTCTCTAGAGCTATTAGACATGCTTCACTTGTTTTAAAAGGTGAACTGATATGAGATCAAGAATGCTCTTGTTGCTTCAGCACAATGATGTGAACATAATGAAGGCAGATAAGATTCTGTCACAAGTTTATTCAGTTTTGGTGTTTACATTTTGTAGTTCCTCTATTTCTTTTgcttaaaatttgtttcttttgattaaagTTAAACCCTGAAACGCTTTGAAAACCTCCGGTGAGATCAATACACTCCGGCGTCGCTTCGATGCATATCAGCATATGAAGACCCATATAAAACCCCATTACTAAAGCCCATATAAAAGCCCAAAATACAACCGGAAGCTAGATTCAGGAGTTCTATACTTGTAAAAGCTAGAGTCAACGCCGTTCAGTCTCAGACCAGACGAAACAACGATGCTTAACTC includes:
- a CDS encoding Peptidase M28 family protein (Peptidase M28 family protein; FUNCTIONS IN: dipeptidase activity; INVOLVED IN: proteolysis; LOCATED IN: vacuole; CONTAINS InterPro DOMAIN/s: Protease-associated PA (InterPro:IPR003137), Transferrin receptor-like, dimerisation (InterPro:IPR007365), Peptidase M28 (InterPro:IPR007484); BEST Arabidopsis thaliana protein match is: Peptidase M28 family protein (TAIR:AT3G54720.1); Has 3567 Blast hits to 3525 proteins in 555 species: Archae - 24; Bacteria - 1302; Metazoa - 657; Fungi - 527; Plants - 315; Viruses - 0; Other Eukaryotes - 742 (source: NCBI BLink).) translates to MSKSKSLAFVIAALSYSFFSLFSSPPKSHYHELFISTSFSDNASVALNLHTLTRRPHVAGTVANAEAAEYVRSVFTSSALKSHVVAYQVSLTYPVHRSLVLTPTDSAKPITFLLEQEKLGDNPYANEVMPTFHGYAKSGNVSGPVVYANYGRVEDFVRLKKDMGVNVSGAVVIARYGQIYRGDIVKNAYEAGAVGVVIYTDKRDYGGDEWFPASKWMPPSGVQVGTVYNGLGDPTTPGWASVDGCERLSDEAVELSGDVPLIPSLPVSAADAEVILKTVVGDVSDGDVYPVGPGPGVLNLSYIGETVIAKIENVIGVIEGEEEPDRYVILGNHRDAWTFGAVDPNSGTAVLMEIAQRLDKLQKRGWKPRRTIILCNWDAEEYGLIGSTEWVEENREMLSSRAVAYLNVDCAVSGPGFHASATPQLDELIKVAAQEVRDPDNATQTIYESWIGSSDSVVIRRLGGGGSDYASFVQHVGVPGVDMSFGRGYPVYHSMYDDFTWMEKFGDPMFQRHVAMASVLGLVALRLADEEIIPFNYTSYALELKKSAEDLENEKLGHNIDVSTLIKSIEDLSTAAKHISLEKEAIKGALKVRELNDRLMMAERALTDRDGLSERPWYKHLIYGPSKYDDYGSKSFPGVDDAIDNAKKLNTKASWENVQHQIWRVSRAIRHASLVLKGELI